A single window of Rhodococcus jostii RHA1 DNA harbors:
- a CDS encoding PucR family transcriptional regulator: MTVSSDVAPSPTDLLGSMLESVDQLSERLVSRILSAEHGYVEATLLTPEQLYAACVDNLTAMLGNLAGSAPIRLEAARAAGQLKAEQGVPLAALLHAFRLGGRLIWDELMDRSEGRATNALLDMAAQVWALVDDYSDSAAEAYRETADLRAREDAESRGRLIRTLFGDHAANPAGAADALRTFRIPENSTFLVVSVEAAASPSAADVVQSDLRGVGVDSVWDTEVDGRIGLLWAATADVLDSALDLLGRTGHGRIGVSSVFGRPGGTSRAVEQARIARRCAGHGGCTPTRYESVPVSLLLVSVPDAGKLASNQILGPVLALPAEEQESLLATLDAWFSCRGSTTAAATQLHYHRNTVLYRLRRIHTLTGRDFSDPIDAAELYVGLRAHQLLGA; encoded by the coding sequence ATGACTGTCAGCTCGGATGTCGCGCCGTCGCCCACCGATCTTCTCGGATCGATGCTGGAGTCGGTGGACCAGCTGTCCGAGCGACTCGTCTCGCGCATCCTGTCGGCCGAGCACGGCTATGTGGAGGCGACCCTCCTCACTCCAGAGCAGTTGTACGCGGCGTGCGTCGACAATCTGACGGCGATGCTGGGCAACCTCGCGGGCAGTGCGCCGATCCGGCTCGAGGCGGCGCGCGCGGCCGGACAGTTGAAGGCCGAACAGGGTGTGCCGCTCGCGGCGCTACTCCACGCGTTCCGGCTCGGCGGCCGCCTGATCTGGGACGAACTGATGGATCGCTCGGAGGGCCGCGCCACCAACGCGCTGCTCGACATGGCCGCCCAGGTGTGGGCGCTCGTCGACGACTATTCGGACAGCGCAGCGGAGGCATACCGGGAGACCGCCGACCTGCGCGCCCGCGAGGACGCCGAGTCGCGGGGCCGGCTGATCAGAACCCTGTTCGGTGACCACGCGGCCAACCCGGCCGGTGCCGCCGACGCGCTCCGCACGTTCCGGATTCCGGAGAACAGCACGTTCCTCGTCGTGTCCGTCGAAGCGGCGGCCTCTCCGTCCGCCGCGGACGTCGTGCAGTCGGACCTCCGCGGTGTGGGTGTCGACTCGGTGTGGGACACGGAGGTCGACGGCCGGATCGGACTGCTGTGGGCCGCCACCGCCGACGTACTCGATTCCGCGTTGGACCTCCTCGGCCGCACCGGTCACGGACGGATCGGGGTCAGCTCGGTGTTCGGACGTCCCGGCGGGACGAGCCGGGCCGTCGAGCAGGCACGGATCGCGCGTCGCTGCGCCGGACACGGCGGATGCACCCCCACCCGTTACGAGTCGGTGCCGGTGTCGCTGCTGCTGGTCAGCGTTCCCGACGCCGGCAAGCTGGCGTCGAACCAGATCCTCGGACCGGTGCTGGCGCTGCCCGCCGAGGAACAGGAGAGCCTGCTCGCCACTCTCGACGCGTGGTTCTCCTGTCGCGGATCCACCACCGCGGCGGCCACCCAACTGCATTACCACCGCAACACAGTCCTGTACCGGCTGCGCAGAATCCACACCCTCACGGGACGCGACTTCTCCGACCCCATCGACGCCGCCGAACTGTACGTCGGTCTGCGGGCGCACCAGCTGCTCGGTGCGTGA
- a CDS encoding glutamine synthetase family protein: MRGAEGGFGHTDRIVGSIVDMAGVSRAKVFPISRLDSFVDSGAGASPSWNVFCVDDHLAFTPSFSVVGDLRLRIDGDDVRDLGNGTYWAPACLTEQDGTPSLACTRGALRQVSTRLAESGLTARIGHEIEFTLFDAATAEEWSAYGLNAVLAQDEFFEHLLAAASTAALPIEQVHAEAGLNQFEVSLAPADPVTAADNAVLARALISRVARAQGLRASFSPMPVAGGAGNGAHQHVSIAEGDLPILSGGPGQYGLTPAGGAAIAGILRALPEFTAVLAGSALSHLRLRPGMWSGVFRCWGLENREAAVRLCADTAGNPHGANVEIKPIDSSANPYLSSAAILGAAHDGIGTGLPLPDEVSVDPAELTGAHAVDLLPTQPSDVLGMFESSALARDLFGPLIMEALAAVTGYELAEYRDKPVDEVAQRFRYAWTS, encoded by the coding sequence ATGCGCGGCGCAGAGGGCGGGTTCGGCCACACGGACCGCATCGTCGGCTCGATCGTCGACATGGCCGGGGTGTCCCGGGCGAAAGTATTTCCGATCTCGAGACTGGATTCCTTCGTCGACTCCGGTGCTGGAGCATCGCCGAGCTGGAATGTGTTCTGCGTCGACGACCATCTCGCGTTCACGCCGTCCTTCTCCGTCGTGGGCGACCTCCGTCTGCGTATCGACGGTGACGACGTGCGAGATCTGGGCAACGGCACGTATTGGGCGCCGGCGTGCCTGACCGAGCAGGACGGGACGCCGTCGCTCGCCTGCACCCGGGGTGCGCTGCGGCAGGTGTCGACGCGGTTGGCGGAATCCGGACTGACCGCGCGGATCGGTCACGAGATCGAGTTCACCCTCTTCGACGCGGCGACCGCCGAAGAATGGTCCGCCTACGGCCTCAATGCCGTTCTCGCGCAGGATGAATTCTTCGAGCATCTGCTCGCGGCGGCGTCGACGGCCGCGCTACCGATCGAACAGGTCCACGCCGAGGCGGGGCTGAACCAGTTCGAGGTGTCGCTCGCCCCCGCGGATCCTGTCACGGCGGCCGACAACGCGGTGCTTGCCCGCGCCCTGATCAGCAGGGTCGCGCGTGCCCAGGGGCTGCGGGCGTCGTTCTCACCCATGCCCGTCGCGGGAGGGGCGGGAAACGGCGCCCACCAGCACGTGTCGATCGCCGAGGGTGACCTGCCGATCCTGTCGGGAGGCCCGGGCCAGTACGGGCTGACTCCCGCCGGTGGTGCGGCCATCGCCGGGATTCTGCGGGCGCTACCCGAGTTCACGGCCGTTCTCGCCGGGTCGGCGCTGTCGCACCTGCGGTTGCGCCCGGGCATGTGGTCGGGGGTGTTCCGCTGCTGGGGCCTGGAAAACCGGGAGGCCGCCGTCCGCCTCTGCGCGGACACCGCCGGGAACCCGCACGGCGCGAACGTCGAGATCAAACCCATCGACTCGTCCGCGAACCCGTATCTGAGCAGCGCCGCCATTCTCGGCGCCGCCCACGACGGCATCGGCACTGGGCTTCCCCTCCCGGACGAGGTGTCGGTCGACCCGGCGGAACTGACCGGCGCCCACGCCGTCGATCTCCTCCCGACCCAGCCGTCCGACGTGCTCGGAATGTTCGAGTCGTCGGCGCTCGCGCGGGATCTGTTCGGGCCGCTGATCATGGAGGCGCTCGCGGCGGTCACGGGGTACGAGCTCGCCGAATACCGGGACAAACCGGTCGACGAGGTCGCACAGCGCTTCCGGTACGCGTGGACGTCGTAG
- a CDS encoding WXG100 family type VII secretion target gives MIPRRSQLHVWNPQDLTLAGEEIGRTADDTRSRADDVQRAVADLGRHDDWRGPAQAAAEQRANSERTEIRRLADDLEDLSNALAGGADRLGHARDYVATVIDKAATDGFTVSDDWQIVSPPKTMSEAEAAERAELMEYWRNQLGGALTELDTADRDMATAIRDALGAVAASAPAAAGLSGHEGTALGEQVARGGSDIAQDVLDRVAREIVAAGLTPAQVQTLADGGKVTDLPQGTIDFLQQFYTAAGKEGFLALSEQYSENGRTEAASALSNGLAVVSNYNIGSASGDVGGQSHIPDSLRGLFEGPVTSAGNLMKGAHDAPQPSVVVNNGDDLARFTKAFGLANPGVQQGSELSESLLSRAGEIASATNDKSLLIGDSFDHNALGRDGVDTLLQDMVGVGGRDHAAVHNILSGEGMPADYNRDDVIMPLLQRDWTDGGEQNVAGMFDWIADDARPSDPSDPGEIFRSTQAGESAFGLAQILAAKDAELLDIPGMNGQAIGEVNPEITQALGTTLAPYIGNMVGVPESFTGTNSFTGLTGHEYLRLEDAPRIFSVIDSNADGASYFNAHALGLSAQLEQAWAVDGQTPQNPHYQYGTWAGNLQGVVDKGLDLEFADRLGDETSQNAAGFESKGVAYDTIRTVISKGVEFIPVAGPLISSGIDLADPSFKSAVMGSIPDSTLQANTDFADNAMLVNQYYQIGLGLQAANGGSLEPYSALDDFRDGSDGPLLSYDQLASDNPHQSLPQLQSGLAGYMNDTGVRGLGNFIDALNAGREQVTNMRYGQ, from the coding sequence GTGATTCCGCGTAGGTCGCAACTGCATGTGTGGAACCCGCAGGACCTGACACTGGCGGGTGAGGAAATCGGACGGACCGCCGACGACACGCGGAGCCGGGCGGACGACGTCCAGCGTGCTGTCGCGGATCTGGGCCGACATGACGACTGGCGCGGTCCGGCGCAGGCGGCCGCCGAGCAGCGGGCGAACAGTGAGCGCACGGAAATCCGCAGGCTCGCAGATGATCTGGAGGATCTATCGAACGCGCTTGCGGGCGGGGCCGATCGCCTCGGGCATGCGCGGGACTACGTCGCCACCGTGATCGACAAGGCGGCAACCGACGGATTCACCGTCTCCGACGACTGGCAGATCGTCAGCCCGCCGAAGACGATGAGCGAGGCCGAAGCCGCCGAGCGTGCCGAGCTGATGGAGTACTGGCGCAACCAACTCGGTGGAGCGCTGACGGAACTCGACACTGCCGACCGGGACATGGCGACGGCGATCCGGGACGCGCTCGGGGCCGTGGCGGCGAGTGCCCCGGCGGCCGCAGGCCTGTCGGGGCACGAGGGCACCGCGCTGGGTGAGCAGGTCGCGCGGGGTGGTTCCGACATCGCACAGGACGTCCTTGACCGTGTTGCCCGGGAGATCGTGGCCGCAGGGCTCACTCCCGCACAAGTGCAGACGCTGGCCGACGGTGGCAAGGTCACCGATCTGCCACAGGGAACGATCGATTTCCTGCAACAGTTCTATACGGCGGCCGGCAAGGAAGGGTTCCTCGCACTGTCCGAGCAGTACAGCGAGAACGGGCGCACCGAGGCCGCGAGCGCGCTGTCCAACGGCCTCGCCGTGGTGTCGAACTACAACATCGGTAGTGCCAGCGGCGACGTCGGCGGCCAGAGCCACATTCCGGACAGCCTTCGAGGACTGTTCGAGGGCCCGGTGACGTCGGCCGGCAACCTGATGAAGGGTGCGCACGACGCCCCGCAACCGTCTGTGGTCGTCAACAACGGAGATGACCTGGCACGATTCACCAAGGCGTTCGGTCTCGCGAACCCGGGCGTTCAGCAGGGCAGTGAGCTGAGCGAGAGCCTCCTCTCCCGTGCCGGCGAGATCGCCTCGGCCACCAACGACAAGAGTCTCCTCATCGGGGACTCCTTCGACCACAACGCGCTGGGCCGCGACGGCGTCGACACGCTCCTGCAGGACATGGTCGGCGTCGGTGGCCGCGACCATGCCGCCGTCCACAACATCCTGTCCGGTGAAGGCATGCCGGCCGACTACAACCGCGACGACGTCATCATGCCCCTGCTCCAACGTGATTGGACCGACGGAGGCGAACAGAACGTCGCCGGGATGTTCGACTGGATCGCCGACGACGCCAGGCCCTCCGATCCATCCGATCCCGGCGAAATATTCCGGTCGACACAAGCCGGGGAATCGGCATTCGGCCTCGCACAAATCCTCGCCGCGAAAGACGCCGAGCTACTCGACATCCCCGGGATGAACGGGCAGGCAATCGGTGAGGTGAACCCCGAAATCACGCAGGCGTTGGGCACAACGCTCGCGCCGTACATCGGCAACATGGTGGGGGTGCCCGAGTCCTTCACGGGAACCAACTCTTTCACCGGCCTGACGGGCCATGAGTACCTCCGACTCGAGGATGCGCCGAGAATATTCTCGGTAATCGATTCCAACGCCGACGGTGCCTCGTATTTCAATGCGCACGCCTTGGGGCTGTCTGCTCAGTTGGAGCAGGCGTGGGCTGTCGACGGCCAGACACCGCAGAACCCCCACTACCAATACGGGACGTGGGCAGGCAATCTTCAGGGCGTTGTGGACAAGGGGCTCGACCTCGAGTTCGCCGACCGACTCGGCGACGAAACATCCCAGAACGCTGCTGGTTTCGAGAGCAAGGGAGTTGCATACGACACCATCAGGACAGTGATCAGCAAAGGCGTCGAATTCATTCCTGTAGCAGGCCCTCTGATTTCGAGTGGTATCGATCTGGCCGACCCGTCATTCAAGAGCGCGGTCATGGGTTCAATACCGGACAGCACACTTCAGGCCAATACAGACTTCGCCGACAACGCGATGTTGGTGAATCAGTACTACCAGATTGGATTAGGCCTTCAGGCGGCGAATGGAGGGTCGCTCGAACCGTACTCAGCGCTCGATGATTTCCGCGACGGATCAGACGGACCACTGCTTTCATACGACCAGCTCGCATCGGATAATCCGCATCAAAGCCTGCCCCAGCTGCAATCAGGATTGGCGGGTTACATGAACGACACCGGGGTACGAGGACTCGGCAATTTTATCGATGCATTGAATGCCGGGCGTGAACAAGTGACGAACATGAGGTACGGGCAGTGA
- a CDS encoding acyl-CoA thioesterase/bile acid-CoA:amino acid N-acyltransferase family protein: protein MGFIIGFAPWIVYWILVGNTGFVAAVAIAFGIAAIGQVLQRLRGQPWRTLEVGTVAVFALLLIAALTLDDAVLERWLQPLSNFGLFAIAAVGVVIGRPFVREYATATVDARTAASGGFRYITTAMTWMWVAAFGLMTVISLIPPIVDGDATMRDAGDTLSVVCYWVLPFTLMGIAGLVSAVFPGWFEKRSQLLETQSSAEPAVAEQPAPAADVSAGSLELDVPAWSRHDEAFSLIVRGARPGSSVTVRTTGTDLFGGQWRSEATFTVPADGIVDLAGQVPDHGDWDVADADAPLWAMRFVSEDRVPDLFVPPPDAWLVTVEASTPDGTSRRTVTRHVSAPGVSVRSLEVGGRPALLALPAGDAPSGGWPGVACFGGSEGAVDSQRSTIGMLAANGYAALAYSWVDESTTDATLVNIPLERFASAVEALGAQPSVDANRLTAMAISRGAEGLLASACVGDLPVAGLILISPSSVSWQAIGPDGEIAATPSWTWNGGPVPWAPLPGGTLMPQLIRNAWRAHHDVTAHRPSLLRLGAAYRAGLAAAPAEATLRAEQATASVLCLTGADDQLWPSDEMATALLGRRSGTRDEHRTFDGAGHLLRLGMFPADAQWTGGIAFGGGGAGQGRAQREAVHSVLGFLARTTAVARA from the coding sequence ATGGGATTCATCATCGGATTCGCACCGTGGATCGTCTACTGGATCCTGGTGGGCAACACGGGATTCGTCGCTGCCGTCGCGATCGCGTTCGGTATCGCGGCGATTGGCCAGGTGCTGCAACGGTTACGGGGCCAGCCGTGGCGGACCCTCGAGGTCGGCACCGTCGCCGTTTTCGCGCTGCTGCTGATCGCGGCACTCACCCTGGACGACGCCGTCCTCGAACGCTGGCTTCAGCCGCTCAGCAACTTCGGGTTGTTCGCGATCGCGGCGGTGGGCGTCGTGATCGGGCGGCCCTTCGTGCGCGAGTACGCGACGGCAACCGTGGACGCCCGGACGGCGGCGAGCGGCGGCTTCCGGTACATCACCACGGCCATGACGTGGATGTGGGTGGCCGCGTTCGGACTGATGACAGTGATCTCGCTGATCCCGCCGATCGTCGACGGCGACGCCACCATGCGCGACGCCGGTGACACCCTGTCCGTCGTCTGCTACTGGGTGCTGCCGTTCACCCTCATGGGCATCGCGGGGCTGGTGTCCGCGGTATTTCCCGGATGGTTCGAGAAGCGGTCGCAGCTGCTGGAGACGCAATCTTCGGCGGAGCCGGCGGTCGCCGAGCAGCCCGCGCCGGCCGCGGACGTGTCGGCGGGGTCCCTCGAACTCGACGTTCCGGCGTGGTCGCGTCACGACGAGGCGTTCTCGCTGATCGTCCGCGGCGCCCGGCCCGGATCGTCGGTGACCGTCCGCACCACCGGGACCGACCTGTTCGGTGGGCAGTGGCGGTCCGAGGCCACGTTCACCGTCCCGGCCGACGGAATCGTCGACCTCGCCGGACAGGTTCCGGACCACGGTGATTGGGACGTGGCGGACGCCGACGCCCCGCTGTGGGCCATGCGTTTCGTGTCCGAAGACCGGGTACCCGACCTCTTCGTACCGCCGCCCGACGCCTGGCTGGTCACCGTCGAGGCGAGCACTCCGGACGGAACGTCGCGGCGGACGGTGACGCGTCACGTGAGCGCCCCCGGAGTGTCCGTCCGCTCCCTCGAAGTCGGCGGCCGGCCCGCCCTGCTCGCACTGCCCGCCGGCGACGCGCCGAGCGGCGGGTGGCCGGGCGTCGCCTGCTTCGGCGGCTCGGAGGGCGCCGTCGACTCCCAACGTTCCACCATCGGGATGCTCGCCGCCAACGGGTATGCCGCACTGGCCTATTCGTGGGTGGACGAATCGACCACCGACGCGACGCTGGTGAACATTCCGCTCGAGCGGTTCGCGTCTGCGGTCGAGGCTCTCGGTGCGCAGCCGTCGGTGGACGCAAACCGGCTGACCGCGATGGCCATTTCGCGCGGCGCGGAGGGACTGTTGGCCTCCGCCTGCGTCGGCGACCTCCCCGTCGCCGGGCTGATCCTGATCAGCCCGAGTTCGGTGTCGTGGCAGGCGATCGGCCCCGACGGCGAGATCGCCGCCACCCCGTCGTGGACATGGAACGGCGGGCCCGTGCCGTGGGCGCCGCTGCCGGGTGGGACGCTGATGCCCCAGCTGATCCGCAACGCGTGGCGGGCGCACCACGATGTCACCGCGCACCGGCCGAGCCTGCTGCGGCTGGGTGCCGCCTACCGGGCCGGGCTCGCGGCCGCACCGGCCGAGGCGACGCTGCGGGCCGAACAGGCGACCGCGTCGGTGCTGTGTCTGACCGGCGCCGACGACCAGTTGTGGCCGTCGGACGAGATGGCCACGGCGCTTCTCGGGCGTCGATCCGGCACCCGCGACGAGCACCGGACGTTCGACGGCGCCGGCCACCTCCTCCGCCTCGGAATGTTCCCCGCCGACGCGCAGTGGACCGGCGGCATCGCGTTCGGTGGCGGGGGCGCAGGTCAGGGCCGGGCGCAGCGCGAAGCGGTGCACAGCGTGCTCGGCTTCCTCGCGCGGACCACCGCGGTGGCGAGGGCGTGA
- a CDS encoding aldehyde dehydrogenase family protein has product MSTSEPEATSPTPGAASPHPEVDAALADLAEGEKTWADLSLADRRKLLDKVHDLTVQHAADWVDAAVAIKGLDPKSPLVGEEWMSGPYPLATGTAALSASLAKLESGTSPLDGATFGTAPGGRTTVKALPLNIFDKLLLSGFSADVWLQPGIDRATAQRDAGLAQRDPSRTQGIGVVLGAGNITSIAPLDTLYELIAHNRVVALKLNPITDRLLPVLTRVLEPLISIGAVRLLTGGAEVGTYLVHHDLVDHVHMTGSALTHDAIVFGTGEEGARRKAANEPILGKAISSELGGVSPTIVLPGEWSRADIKFQAEHIATQRLHNGGYNCVAAQAVVVSSEWKQRDEFVAALKEALDTAPDRAAYYPGSDSRVAGATASFPTAARLGENGGRVLVTDLEPGAYAPLLQTEYFAPVLGVIDLPHGGAEFAAHAADLVNEDFIGTLGVNIVAAPQTIRELGAEFDSLLESLRYGTIAVNAWTGVGYLTATATWGAFPGHTLDDVQSGIGVVHNALLIDRPERTVVRGPFRPSPRSILNREMSISPKPPWFVTNRTAATTGRLLTGFAGAPSWTRLPAIFASALRG; this is encoded by the coding sequence GTGAGCACTTCAGAACCCGAGGCCACCTCCCCCACCCCCGGCGCGGCCTCCCCACATCCGGAGGTCGACGCCGCCCTCGCCGACCTCGCCGAGGGCGAGAAGACCTGGGCCGACCTCTCCCTCGCCGATCGCAGGAAACTCCTCGACAAGGTGCACGACCTCACCGTGCAGCACGCCGCCGACTGGGTGGACGCCGCGGTCGCGATCAAAGGACTGGACCCCAAGTCGCCGCTGGTCGGCGAGGAATGGATGTCCGGACCGTACCCGCTGGCCACAGGCACCGCGGCGCTGTCGGCGAGCCTGGCGAAACTCGAATCCGGGACCAGCCCGCTGGACGGCGCCACGTTCGGCACCGCCCCCGGCGGCCGCACCACCGTCAAAGCGCTGCCCCTGAACATCTTCGACAAGCTGCTGCTCAGCGGATTCAGCGCGGACGTGTGGCTGCAGCCGGGAATCGATCGTGCGACGGCACAGCGCGACGCCGGCCTCGCCCAGCGCGACCCGTCGCGGACTCAGGGCATCGGCGTGGTTCTGGGCGCCGGCAACATCACCTCGATCGCCCCGCTCGACACCCTGTACGAACTGATCGCGCACAATCGCGTCGTCGCACTCAAGCTCAACCCCATCACCGACCGCCTGCTGCCCGTGCTGACGCGTGTCCTCGAACCGCTCATCTCCATCGGCGCGGTCCGGTTGCTGACCGGCGGTGCGGAGGTCGGGACGTATCTGGTGCACCACGACCTCGTCGACCACGTGCACATGACGGGCAGCGCGCTCACCCACGACGCGATCGTGTTCGGCACCGGCGAGGAGGGTGCACGGCGCAAGGCGGCGAACGAGCCCATCCTCGGCAAGGCCATCTCCAGCGAACTCGGCGGTGTGTCCCCCACCATCGTGCTGCCCGGTGAGTGGAGCCGCGCCGACATCAAATTTCAGGCCGAACACATTGCGACGCAACGACTCCATAATGGCGGCTACAACTGCGTCGCGGCGCAGGCCGTGGTCGTGTCGTCCGAGTGGAAGCAGCGCGACGAGTTCGTGGCCGCCCTGAAAGAGGCCCTCGACACGGCACCGGACCGCGCCGCGTACTACCCCGGCAGCGACTCCCGGGTCGCCGGCGCCACCGCGTCGTTCCCCACCGCCGCACGCCTGGGCGAGAACGGTGGACGCGTCCTCGTCACCGATCTCGAGCCCGGCGCCTACGCCCCGCTCCTGCAGACCGAGTACTTCGCTCCGGTGCTCGGCGTGATCGACCTACCCCACGGAGGCGCCGAGTTCGCGGCACACGCCGCCGACCTCGTGAACGAGGACTTCATCGGCACCCTCGGAGTCAACATCGTCGCCGCACCGCAGACCATCCGCGAGCTGGGCGCGGAGTTCGACTCACTGCTCGAGAGCCTCCGCTACGGGACCATCGCCGTCAACGCGTGGACCGGCGTCGGGTACCTCACCGCCACCGCGACCTGGGGAGCCTTCCCCGGCCACACCCTCGACGACGTCCAGAGCGGCATCGGCGTGGTGCACAACGCCCTCCTCATCGACCGGCCGGAGCGCACCGTCGTCCGGGGCCCGTTCCGCCCGTCGCCGCGGTCGATCCTGAACCGTGAGATGTCCATCTCGCCCAAGCCCCCGTGGTTCGTCACCAACCGAACCGCCGCCACGACCGGCCGATTGCTGACAGGATTTGCCGGTGCACCCTCATGGACCCGGCTGCCGGCGATCTTCGCGTCCGCGCTGCGTGGATGA
- a CDS encoding fatty acid desaturase family protein: protein MAITDIKEYSHLTDADVEALGAELDAIRADIEESRGARDARYIDRTIKLQRSLAIAGRVVLFGSRKRPAWILGTALMGAAKIIENMELGHNVIHGQWDWMNDPEIHSSNWEWDNTCPSSGWKHSHNYVHHKFTNIVGLDSDVGYGILRMTRDQKWSPVYLAQPFYNLLLALLFEWGVALHHLDVASIRRGDYDRAETLRNAKEVGRKIARQVGKDYVVFPALTGPAWKSTLTANITANVIRNLWAYGVIFCGHFPDGAEKFTKEEFEKETKAEWYLRQMLGSANFNAGPVLAFMSGNLCYQIEHHAFPDLPSNRYAEIGVKMRELCDKYDLPYTTGSLPHQYGLTLRTIFKLALPNRFLSASADDAPETASELRFRIRGGMKEVFGVDPATGKRRGLRTALAMIRN from the coding sequence ATGGCCATCACCGATATCAAGGAGTACAGCCACCTCACCGATGCGGATGTGGAGGCGCTGGGCGCGGAACTCGATGCGATCCGGGCAGACATCGAAGAGTCCCGCGGCGCCCGCGACGCGCGGTACATCGACCGGACGATCAAACTGCAGCGGTCGCTGGCGATCGCGGGCAGGGTCGTCCTGTTCGGTAGCCGGAAGAGACCTGCGTGGATCCTGGGTACCGCCTTGATGGGTGCGGCGAAGATCATCGAGAACATGGAACTCGGCCACAATGTCATTCACGGTCAATGGGATTGGATGAACGATCCCGAGATCCACTCGTCGAACTGGGAGTGGGACAACACGTGTCCGTCGTCTGGGTGGAAGCACTCGCACAACTACGTCCATCACAAGTTCACCAACATCGTGGGTCTCGACAGCGACGTCGGTTACGGGATCCTGCGTATGACCCGGGACCAGAAGTGGTCGCCGGTGTACCTGGCGCAGCCGTTCTACAACCTCCTGCTGGCGTTGCTGTTCGAGTGGGGTGTCGCGCTGCACCACCTGGACGTGGCGAGCATCCGGCGCGGCGACTACGACCGCGCCGAAACCCTCCGCAACGCGAAGGAGGTGGGACGCAAGATCGCGCGGCAGGTAGGCAAGGACTATGTGGTGTTCCCGGCGCTCACCGGCCCGGCATGGAAGAGCACGCTGACGGCGAACATCACCGCCAACGTGATCCGCAACCTGTGGGCCTACGGCGTGATCTTCTGCGGTCACTTCCCGGACGGTGCCGAGAAGTTCACCAAGGAGGAGTTCGAGAAGGAGACCAAGGCCGAGTGGTACCTGCGGCAGATGCTGGGCTCCGCCAACTTCAACGCCGGCCCGGTGCTGGCGTTCATGAGCGGCAACCTCTGCTACCAGATCGAGCACCACGCGTTCCCCGACCTGCCCAGCAACCGCTATGCCGAGATCGGTGTGAAGATGCGGGAACTGTGCGACAAGTACGACCTCCCCTACACGACGGGTTCGCTCCCGCACCAGTACGGGCTCACCCTCCGCACCATCTTCAAGCTCGCCCTGCCCAACCGCTTCCTGTCGGCGTCCGCGGACGACGCACCGGAGACGGCGTCGGAACTCCGATTCCGCATTCGGGGTGGGATGAAGGAAGTGTTCGGGGTCGATCCTGCGACCGGGAAGCGACGCGGACTGCGCACCGCGCTGGCGATGATCCGCAACTGA